The Polynucleobacter sp. JS-Mosq-20-D10 region AACTATTGGGTGCACCATTCAATTCCTTTAACCACTCAGCAAAGGCTTCTGCGCTTGCTGCTGGATTAGAGCCTCGAATGGCATCCCGCAGCATCTTTCTAAATAAATAAGGGCCCGCATCAAATTTAGTAGGATTCTCTAGAGCATGGATTGCTATCGGTCTTTGACTAATGATGGCCTCGTAATCACCAGGCGCATATTGAGCCATCTTGTAATTGGAGCGTGCCCTGTGATCAGCAGGAATGTCCACAATATCGTTAATTGTATGCTTACCAAAACGCTCAGCCCTTCTCAAGGCAACTTGGCCATCCAAAAAGTCGATTGATTCATATCCGACCAGCTCTTTTTGTCCGATTCCACGGGTATCAATGCCGGGGCCCATCACACGCCAGCCAATCATCTTGCTATTGAAGTCATCGACTGGAACTGTCCAGCGAATAATGTGAAAGCGGCTAAATAGCTTCTTATTGGAGCCATCCTCAGAAGTGTAGGCGTGCAAGCTGAGGTTTGGTAACACTTGATGTTGAACACGTATAAACAATTTATCGTTGTTGACACGACGTGCACCAGAACAAGCCAAGCCTCGCCCACCATGGATTGGCACAAACTGCATATCCGGATGCACTTCCATTGTTGGAGAGCCTACCTCATCAAAGGTTGTACCTTGAAAGTGACCACCTACTACGTTTTTGGCAGCATGTAATTCAGCTGTATGAAAGTTATCCGCAGCATTGTCTTGAACTTGTAACCAATTGCAGTGTTGGAAATTACTATATGGCACAAGCTCATCGCCAGGAGCTACCGTGAAATCAGACTCCCACTCTGGAAATGGCGGCTCTTTATCAGGAGCGCCCATGTATGCAAACACTAAGCCGTTTCTTTCGAAAGCTTTATAGGCACCCTGTTGAATTGAGCATGCATATTTTTTTGCTTCCGCTTCTTCACCCTTAGGGAACGGCGCATTCAAACAAGTACCGTCTACATCAAATACCATGCCGTGATAACAACACTTAATGCCCCGATCTTGAATCTGCCCATACTCTAGTGAAGCGCCGCGATGAACGCAGTGAGCATGTAAAACCCCAATGCGGCCACTACCATCACGAAACGCTACCAACTCTTCACACAAGATAGTTAAAAATTTTGGTGTGTCAGTTAATTCAATTGACATGCAAACTGGATGCCAAAAGCCACGCATGTACTCGCCTGTTGGTGTGCCAGGACCCACCTCTGTTAGCTCAGGATCATGTCCTGGAACTTTATTGGTGTAATAGCCACCATAAGGGACTAATTTCTTGGGTGTTACAGACCCTGCGGATGCGCCGACCTTTTTCTCCGCTTGTTCCTGTTTACTTGTCATTAATGGTGCTCCAATTGATTAACTAGCTATATCTAAAACTACTCAATTACTCAAACATATCTGGCTGGTTTTCTTTTAGATAACCCCAGATTGGCTGGAAATGTAACCAACCAATATACTCGCTACCCACATGTTCACGACTGTAACGCGCGGTTTCTGGAGATAACAACACAGGCTTAATGCCCGTTGCCTCAACTATCATCTGCTGTTTGCAGCAACGCTCTAAGGCTATGAACCAGAATGCTGCAGCCTCAATACTATGACGACTTACTGTTAACAAGCCATGATTGCGGTGAATAATCGCTT contains the following coding sequences:
- a CDS encoding Rieske 2Fe-2S domain-containing protein — translated: MTSKQEQAEKKVGASAGSVTPKKLVPYGGYYTNKVPGHDPELTEVGPGTPTGEYMRGFWHPVCMSIELTDTPKFLTILCEELVAFRDGSGRIGVLHAHCVHRGASLEYGQIQDRGIKCCYHGMVFDVDGTCLNAPFPKGEEAEAKKYACSIQQGAYKAFERNGLVFAYMGAPDKEPPFPEWESDFTVAPGDELVPYSNFQHCNWLQVQDNAADNFHTAELHAAKNVVGGHFQGTTFDEVGSPTMEVHPDMQFVPIHGGRGLACSGARRVNNDKLFIRVQHQVLPNLSLHAYTSEDGSNKKLFSRFHIIRWTVPVDDFNSKMIGWRVMGPGIDTRGIGQKELVGYESIDFLDGQVALRRAERFGKHTINDIVDIPADHRARSNYKMAQYAPGDYEAIISQRPIAIHALENPTKFDAGPYLFRKMLRDAIRGSNPAASAEAFAEWLKELNGAPNSYCSGNVFELPIGATTEDEVAQRRFVAKGVIAILTESEQHKGKERTDFVKKKMEELEQTAKAQFKH